From the genome of Anopheles moucheti chromosome 3, idAnoMoucSN_F20_07, whole genome shotgun sequence, one region includes:
- the LOC128302677 gene encoding uncharacterized protein LOC128302677, which produces MEKVENATSRITKEQIERLVQIMEKNPDAAKGICTNPTAFWGEVSLELNSLGPSKDSHSWKKTWTDKKSNVKKKFSLMRSEQKKTGGGIPLAIRLNNIEERILNVTNIKANVEGAKDTICVGIPECSSDQQEKTIADPCGISRQAEPAYAIDRLDQEATASKATTSSIRQHQRKQENFNPKQPDIYQQTLIEQNESIANSLTEIVSLMKISVEATSNFQKELLECMKQRNKD; this is translated from the exons ATGGAAAAAGTCGAAAACGCTACGTCTCGTATAACGAAGGAACAAATTGAACGGTTGGTGCAAATCATGGAGAAAAACCCTGATGCTGCCAAGGGAATTTGTACCAATCCCACGGCATTCTGGGGTGAAGTTAGTTTGGAACTCAACAGTCTGGGTCCTTCAAAGGATAGTCATTCTTGGAAGAAG ACATGGACTGACAAGAAATCGAACGTCAAGAAGAAGTTCTCTCTAATGCGAagcgagcagaaaaaaaccggAGGTGGTATTCCACTGGCTATAAGATTAAACAATATCGAGGAGCGTATCTTAAATGTCACAAATATAAAGGCCAATGTGGAAGGAGCAAAAGACACTATTTGTGTAGGAATACCTGAGTGCAGTAGCGACCAACAGGAAAAAACTATCGCTGATCCATGTGGAATATCCAGGCAAGCCGAGCCAGCATACGCAATAGATCGGTTGGACCAAGAAGCaactgcttcgaaagctacaaCATCATCGATACGGCAACATCagcgaaaacaagaaaattttAATCCAAAACAACCCGATATCTACCAACAGACTCTGATAGAGCAAAATGAATCTATTGCTAATTCGTTGACTGAAATTGTGTCCTTGATGAAAATATCCGTGGAAGCAACTAGCAATTTTCAAAAGGAACTTTTGGAATGCatgaaacaaagaaataagGATTAA
- the LOC128304597 gene encoding putative nuclease HARBI1: MIASILLSEAENSQPAVELKNYRRNLRKKLDPMSLDDSAFRNNFRISKQLFIDILRKITPIISPKHNRGLTAKQKLAASLKFLAQGSYQRGVGNDFTVPIGQSTFSEIFEETLCALENTLKHVITLEMTEEEQADARRFFYEKSGIPGAVLAIDGTHIRITAPHENPVMYYNRKGFYSMNALLICDHRNIIRYVNARFSGSNHDAFIFDSSPAIEYFENKWRNGERVFRLLGDSAYPTKPWLVKPFANALPGSQEAEFNTKHAQARVVIEKTIGMLKAKFRCLNGERQLRYSPTKVVRMVNVCCALHNICILNRIPEV, encoded by the exons ATGATTGCTTCAATTTTGCTATCGGAAGCTGAAAATAGTCAACCAGCTGTTGAATTGAAGAATTATCGTCGAAACTTGCGAAAGAAATTGGACCCTATGAGTTTAGATGATTCCGC ttTTAGGAACAACTTCAGAATTTCTAAGCAGTTATTTATAGATATTCTTCGAAAAATTACACCTATAATAAGTCCCAAACATAATCGAGGATTGACTGCTAAGCAAAAGCTGGCAGCATCTTTAAAATTCTTGGCACAAGGTTCATACCAGCGGGGTGTTGGAAATGATTTCACAGTGCCGATTGGACAATCCACATTTAGTGAAATCTTCGAAGAAACGTTGTGTGCTCTAGAAAATACACTTAAGCACGTTATTACACTGGAAATgacagaagaagaacaagCTGATGCACGTAgatttttttacgaaaaatcGGGCATTCCTGGAGCTGTATTGGCAATAGATGGAACGCATATCCGAATAACAGCTCCACATGAAAATCCAGTAATGTATTACAACCGGAAAGGTTTTTACAGCATGAATGCATTATtg ATATGTGACCACCGAAACATCATTCGATATGTAAATGCCAGATTCAGTGGGTCGAACCACGACGCATTCATATTCGACTCCAGTCCAGCAatagaatattttgaaaacaaatggaGGAATGGTGAAAGAGTGTTTAGGCTGTTAG GAGATTCTGCATATCCGACCAAACCATGGCTTGTGAAACCTTTCGCGAATGCTCTTCCTGGAAGTCAAGAAGCAGAATTTAATACCAAGCATGCTCAGGCACGTGTAGTTATTGAAAAAACTATTGGCATGCTAAAAGCAAAATTCAGATGTCTTAACGGCGAAAGACAATTGCGCTATTCTCCAACTAAAGTTGTACGAATGGTAAATGTTTGTTGCGCTTTGCATAACATTTGTATTCTTAACAGAATTCCAGAAGTTTAA